A genomic region of Octopus sinensis unplaced genomic scaffold, ASM634580v1 Contig16833, whole genome shotgun sequence contains the following coding sequences:
- the LOC115230937 gene encoding uncharacterized protein LOC115230937 yields the protein MSMGSLPTFTGDATLWFSQLEAQFRAQSITPEQQLQILYGCMPPQLASTARDLITDPSPGATYASVKLEVEKRNTRSEESRFNELMADEQLGDRTPSEFLRRLRELSGNSEDFFSRLSAYIQTVLATGLETNTVDQIATMADKMVEFAVQPSSRSACACSQTSSASIEGLSKLIETLTKRMDAMCRDGKRSSKSRSRSRSSSRSTQSKSGLCWYHSNYRAFFVKDLVSKKNFMVETGSCCSIWPLRCTTDRPKRSNVILHAIDSSPIATFGQISLRLDINLRRDFQWVFVIADIPHPILGADFLDKLICW from the exons ATGTCTATGGGTTCGTTACCTACTTTTACAGGTGATGCCACACTGTGGTTTTCACAGTTAGAGGCACAATTTCGTGCACAAAGTATCACTCCCGAGCAGCAGTTGCAAATCCTTTATGGTTGCATGCCGCCTCAACTGGCATCTACAGCAAGAGACCTTATCACAGACCCTAGTCCAGGCGCTACTTATGCGTCTGTTAAATTAGAGGTAGAGAAAAGAAATACACGAAGCGAGGAAAGTCGTTTCAACGAATTAATGGCAGATGAGCAACTGGGAGATAGGACTCCGTCAGAATTCTTACGAAGACTGAGGGAGTTAAGTGGTAATTCGGAAGATTTTTTTTCGAGGTTGTCCGCCTATATACAGACCGTTTTGGCAACCGGCTTAGAGACAAATACAGTGGACCAAATAGCAACGATGGCTGATAAGATGGTTGAATTTGCCGTTCAACCATCGTCACGGTCTGCTTGTGCCTGTTCACAAACTTCTTCGGCCTCAATTGAGGGGCTTTCTAAACTAATAGAAACCCTCACTAAAAGGATGGACGCGATGTGTCGCGATGGTAAGCGATCTTCAAAATCGCGGAGTCGCAGTCGTTCATCCTCGAGATCAACACAGTCTAAGTCTGGACTGTGTTGGTACCACTCCAA TTATCGTGCATTCTTTGTTAAGGATCTAGTGTCGAAGAAAAACTTCATGGTGGAGACTGGTTCTTGTTGCAGTATTTGGCCACTGCGTTGCACAACCGACAGGCCAAAACGATCTAACGTCATCTTGCACGCTATTGACTCGTCACCAATAGCCACATTCGGTCAGATCTCGTTACGCCTTGATATTAATCTTCGTCGAGACTTTCAATGGGTTTTTGTCATTGCCGACATTCCGCATCCTATTTTAGGTGCGGATTTTCTGGATAAATTGATTTGTTGGTAG